From Domibacillus sp. DTU_2020_1001157_1_SI_ALB_TIR_016, a single genomic window includes:
- the rho gene encoding transcription termination factor Rho, producing the protein MEELTINHLENLKLKELYELAKTYKISYYSKLTKKELIFAILKARAEQQGFFFMEGVLEIIQSEGFGFLRPINYSASSEDIYISASQIRRFDLRNGDKVSGKVRPPKENERYYGLLHVEAVNGEDPETAKERVHFPALTPLYPDRQIELELESRHLSTRIMDLVSPVGFGQRGLIVAPPKAGKTMLLKEIANSISANHPEAELIVLLIDERPEEVTDIERSVQAEVVSSTFDEVPENHIKVAELVLERAMRLVEHKRDVIILMDSITRLARAYNLVIPPSGRTLSGGIDPAAFHRPKRFFGAARNIEEGGSLTILATALVDTGSRMDDVIYEEFKGTGNMELHLDRSLAERRVFPAIDIRRSGTRKEELLIGKEQLDMVWAIRKTMSDAPDLADKVLRRLRQTKSNEEFIAQLLAETKKNGASKKML; encoded by the coding sequence ATGGAAGAACTTACAATCAATCATCTTGAAAACTTAAAACTAAAAGAGTTATACGAACTTGCCAAAACGTACAAAATCTCCTACTATAGCAAGCTCACCAAAAAAGAACTGATTTTTGCCATCTTAAAAGCGCGTGCTGAGCAGCAAGGCTTCTTCTTTATGGAAGGAGTGCTTGAAATCATTCAGTCGGAAGGCTTTGGTTTCCTTCGTCCAATTAACTACTCAGCCAGCTCGGAAGATATTTATATTTCTGCTTCTCAAATTCGCCGGTTTGATCTTCGAAACGGGGACAAAGTATCCGGAAAAGTTCGTCCGCCAAAAGAAAATGAACGGTATTACGGACTTTTGCATGTAGAAGCGGTCAATGGAGAAGACCCGGAAACAGCAAAGGAACGGGTTCATTTTCCAGCGCTTACGCCGCTTTACCCGGACCGCCAAATCGAGCTTGAACTTGAGTCCAGACACTTATCTACCCGGATTATGGATTTGGTTTCGCCGGTTGGGTTTGGCCAGCGCGGCTTGATTGTTGCACCGCCGAAAGCCGGGAAAACAATGCTGTTAAAAGAAATTGCCAATTCGATCTCGGCCAACCATCCGGAAGCAGAGCTGATTGTCCTGCTTATTGATGAGCGCCCGGAAGAAGTAACGGATATCGAGCGCTCGGTGCAAGCTGAAGTCGTTAGTTCGACATTTGATGAAGTGCCGGAAAACCACATTAAAGTGGCAGAACTTGTACTTGAACGCGCCATGCGTCTCGTTGAGCATAAGCGGGATGTCATCATCCTTATGGATTCTATTACACGCCTGGCTCGTGCATACAACCTTGTGATTCCACCGAGCGGCCGTACCTTATCCGGCGGTATTGATCCGGCAGCTTTTCACCGCCCAAAACGCTTTTTTGGTGCCGCGCGCAATATTGAGGAAGGCGGCAGCTTAACGATTTTGGCCACAGCTCTCGTCGATACGGGCTCACGTATGGATGATGTGATTTACGAAGAGTTTAAAGGGACGGGCAATATGGAACTGCACCTTGACCGTTCACTTGCCGAGCGCCGTGTGTTCCCAGCCATCGATATTCGCCGTTCGGGTACGCGCAAAGAAGAGCTGTTGATTGGCAAAGAACAGCTTGATATGGTCTGGGCAATTCGTAAAACAATGTCAGATGCGCCAGACTTGGCAGATAAAGTATTGCGCCGTCTGCGCCAGACAAAAAGCAACGAGGAGTTTATTGCCCAGCTGCTTGCTGAAACAAAGAAAAATGGCGCCTCAAAAAAAATGCTGTAA
- the prfA gene encoding peptide chain release factor 1, with protein sequence MFDRLQAVEDRYEKLNELLSDPDIVNDPAKLRDYSKEQSDIQETVEVYRQYKEAKEQYADAKAMLEDKLDAEMREMVKEEMSELEGTLSDLEDRMKILLIPKDPNDDKNVIMEIRGAAGGDEAALFAGDLYRMYSRYAEANNWKIDVIEASTTGVGGYKEIIFMINGRGAYSKLKYENGAHRVQRVPETESGGRIHTSTATVAVMPETEEVEVEVHDKDIRVDTFASSGPGGQSVNTTMSAVRLTHLPTGIVVSCQDEKSQIKNKEKAMKVLRARIYDKFQKEAQAEYDAVRKSAVGTGDRSERIRTYNFPQNRVTDHRIGLTIQKLDQILEGKVGEVIDALIVEDQSSRLENLED encoded by the coding sequence ATGTTTGATCGATTGCAGGCAGTAGAAGACCGATACGAAAAATTAAATGAACTGCTGAGTGACCCGGATATTGTAAATGATCCGGCTAAGCTTCGCGATTATTCTAAAGAACAATCAGATATTCAAGAAACAGTGGAAGTATACCGGCAGTACAAAGAAGCAAAAGAACAATATGCCGATGCGAAAGCGATGCTTGAAGACAAGCTTGATGCTGAAATGCGGGAAATGGTTAAAGAAGAAATGAGCGAGCTGGAAGGTACGCTTTCTGATCTGGAAGACCGGATGAAAATTTTGCTTATACCGAAAGATCCGAATGACGATAAAAACGTCATTATGGAAATTCGCGGCGCTGCTGGAGGCGATGAAGCGGCTCTGTTTGCTGGCGATCTGTACCGGATGTATTCACGGTATGCAGAAGCGAACAATTGGAAAATTGATGTGATCGAAGCGAGTACAACCGGGGTTGGCGGCTACAAGGAAATTATTTTTATGATTAATGGTCGCGGTGCTTATTCTAAATTAAAGTACGAAAACGGCGCCCATCGGGTACAGCGTGTACCAGAAACAGAATCCGGCGGGCGTATTCATACGTCTACAGCGACTGTTGCGGTTATGCCGGAAACAGAAGAAGTCGAAGTGGAAGTGCACGATAAAGACATCCGGGTGGATACATTCGCATCAAGCGGACCGGGCGGCCAGTCCGTCAATACGACGATGTCTGCTGTCCGGCTGACGCATTTGCCAACTGGCATCGTTGTATCCTGCCAGGATGAAAAATCACAAATTAAAAACAAAGAAAAAGCGATGAAAGTTCTTCGTGCGCGTATTTACGATAAGTTCCAAAAAGAAGCGCAGGCAGAATACGACGCTGTCCGCAAATCAGCCGTAGGTACCGGTGACCGCTCGGAGCGGATTCGCACGTACAATTTTCCACAAAACCGCGTAACCGATCACCGTATCGGGTTGACGATTCAAAAGCTTGATCAAATTCTTGAAGGCAAAGTCGGCGAAGTAATTGATGCTCTTATCGTAGAAGATCAGTCAAGCCGTCTTGAAAACCTGGAGGATTAA
- a CDS encoding thymidine kinase encodes MAQLFFKYGAMNSGKSIEILKVANNYEEQNKGVLLFTSGLDTRDEVGYISSRVGLRRPARPIFADTNVFEEVRRDPSSPSCILVDEVQFLSKKHVLQLAQIVDELNIPVMGFGLKNDFQNELFEGSQYMLIYADKVEEMKTICWFCERKATMNLRVDEEGKPVYTGEQIQIGGNDTYYPVCRKCHQNPPL; translated from the coding sequence ATGGCCCAGCTTTTTTTTAAATATGGTGCGATGAATAGCGGCAAGTCGATTGAAATTTTAAAGGTTGCCAATAACTATGAAGAACAAAATAAGGGCGTGCTTTTATTTACGTCAGGTCTCGATACGCGGGATGAAGTCGGCTACATTTCAAGCCGTGTAGGCCTGCGGCGTCCAGCGCGTCCGATCTTCGCGGATACAAACGTATTTGAAGAGGTGCGAAGAGATCCATCATCGCCATCATGTATTCTGGTAGATGAAGTGCAGTTTCTATCAAAGAAGCACGTGCTGCAGCTCGCCCAGATTGTGGACGAACTGAACATTCCGGTTATGGGATTCGGCTTGAAAAATGATTTTCAAAACGAGCTGTTTGAAGGAAGCCAGTATATGCTTATTTACGCGGATAAAGTAGAAGAAATGAAAACGATCTGCTGGTTTTGTGAGCGAAAAGCAACGATGAATCTGCGCGTGGATGAAGAAGGAAAACCTGTGTATACAGGGGAACAAATTCAAATCGGCGGCAACGATACCTATTATCCGGTTTGTCGGAAATGCCATCAAAACCCGCCGCTTTAA
- a CDS encoding DUF2529 family protein, which translates to MFTTQLNGLLKRISEKEEFAIEDAGRLLSQGLLGEGTIYMKGFGEMAALEAEAIHGAERLPDIRKWTGDARLTEADRVLIATRFSDDAEALGLAKELQSGNIPFTAIASKREAAGIEEAADVFIDLRLTKGLLPDEEGGRTGFPSSIAGLYVYFLLKMTIEEMMAEYE; encoded by the coding sequence ATGTTTACGACGCAGTTGAACGGACTGCTGAAACGGATTAGTGAAAAAGAGGAATTCGCCATCGAAGATGCGGGACGCCTCCTGTCTCAAGGGCTGCTTGGCGAAGGAACTATTTATATGAAGGGATTCGGCGAAATGGCTGCTCTTGAAGCAGAAGCGATTCATGGTGCCGAGCGTCTGCCTGACATCCGCAAGTGGACCGGGGATGCCCGCTTAACCGAAGCAGATCGTGTGCTGATTGCCACCCGCTTTTCCGATGATGCGGAAGCTCTTGGTCTTGCTAAGGAATTGCAAAGCGGCAATATCCCGTTCACTGCTATTGCCTCTAAACGGGAAGCAGCGGGCATTGAGGAAGCAGCAGACGTGTTTATTGATCTGCGCCTGACAAAAGGGCTGCTCCCTGACGAAGAAGGCGGCCGGACAGGATTCCCTTCGTCGATTGCCGGTTTGTACGTTTACTTCCTATTAAAAATGACGATCGAGGAAATGATGGCTGAATATGAGTGA
- the glpX gene encoding class II fructose-bisphosphatase, which yields MERSLSMELVRVTEAAAQASARWMGRGLKDEADGAATSAMRDVFDTIPMKGTVVIGEGEMDEAPMLYIGEKLGNGYGPRVDVAVDPLEGTNIVAAGGWNALAVLAVADAGNLLNAPDMYMDKIAVGPEAVGMIDINASVTDNLRAVAKAKNKDIEDVVATILNRERHQHIIAELREAGARIKLINDGDVAAAINTAFDKTGVDILFGSGGAPEGVISAVALKALGGEIQGRLLPQSDAELERCMRMGLDVNKVLRMEDLVRGDDAIFAATGVTDGELLRGVQFKGKYAETQSVVMRAKSGTVRFVDGRHSLHKKPNLVIKP from the coding sequence ATGGAGAGAAGTTTATCGATGGAACTAGTCCGCGTTACAGAAGCGGCTGCACAAGCATCAGCACGCTGGATGGGCCGTGGCCTGAAGGACGAAGCGGATGGTGCAGCAACATCAGCAATGCGGGATGTGTTCGATACGATCCCGATGAAAGGGACAGTCGTGATCGGTGAAGGCGAAATGGATGAAGCCCCAATGCTTTATATTGGAGAGAAGCTTGGAAACGGCTATGGGCCACGCGTGGATGTAGCTGTTGATCCTCTTGAAGGAACAAATATTGTCGCAGCCGGCGGCTGGAATGCCCTGGCTGTTTTAGCAGTAGCAGATGCCGGAAACCTGTTGAATGCGCCTGATATGTACATGGATAAAATTGCCGTCGGACCTGAAGCTGTCGGTATGATCGACATTAACGCCTCTGTGACGGACAACCTAAGGGCTGTTGCCAAAGCGAAAAACAAAGATATTGAAGATGTGGTGGCCACGATTTTGAACCGCGAACGCCATCAGCATATTATTGCCGAGTTGCGCGAAGCCGGCGCTCGTATTAAACTAATTAATGACGGTGATGTTGCTGCGGCAATTAATACAGCGTTTGATAAAACAGGCGTTGATATTTTATTTGGTTCGGGCGGCGCACCAGAAGGCGTTATTTCTGCTGTTGCATTGAAAGCGCTTGGCGGGGAAATTCAAGGACGTTTGCTGCCGCAGTCTGATGCTGAGCTTGAACGATGCATGAGAATGGGTCTTGACGTGAATAAAGTTCTTCGGATGGAAGACCTTGTCCGCGGCGACGACGCTATTTTTGCGGCAACCGGTGTAACAGACGGTGAATTGCTGCGCGGTGTTCAATTTAAAGGCAAATACGCAGAAACACAATCTGTCGTTATGCGTGCCAAATCAGGTACTGTCCGTTTTGTAGATGGACGTCACAGCTTGCACAAAAAACCTAATCTTGTTATTAAACCATAA
- the fsa gene encoding fructose-6-phosphate aldolase, producing the protein MKFFIDTANIDEIREAHSWGILSGVTTNPSLVAKETIPFHDRLREITELVSDSVSAEVIALDAEGMIKEGRELAQIAPNITVKVPMTPEGLKAVAVFAKEGIKTNVTLIFSANQALMAARAGATYVSPFLGRLDDIGQDGLELIETIADIFAIHGIETEIIAASIRHPQHITAAALKGAHIATTPYKVLAQLFKHPLTDKGIEGFLADWENRKAK; encoded by the coding sequence ATGAAATTCTTTATTGACACAGCCAACATCGATGAAATCCGCGAAGCACATTCTTGGGGCATTCTCTCCGGCGTTACAACAAATCCATCACTGGTTGCAAAAGAAACCATTCCATTCCATGACCGTCTTCGTGAAATTACGGAGCTTGTTTCAGATTCAGTAAGTGCAGAAGTTATTGCGCTTGATGCAGAAGGCATGATTAAAGAAGGCCGCGAACTCGCTCAAATCGCGCCAAACATTACAGTAAAAGTACCAATGACGCCGGAAGGCTTGAAAGCGGTCGCAGTGTTCGCTAAAGAAGGCATTAAAACAAATGTTACACTCATTTTCAGTGCTAACCAAGCGTTGATGGCAGCGCGTGCCGGTGCTACATACGTTTCACCATTCCTTGGCCGTTTAGATGATATCGGACAGGATGGACTTGAGTTGATCGAGACGATTGCAGATATTTTTGCCATCCATGGCATCGAAACGGAAATTATCGCAGCATCGATCCGTCATCCACAGCATATTACAGCAGCAGCGCTAAAAGGGGCGCATATTGCGACAACTCCTTACAAAGTATTGGCTCAGCTGTTTAAACACCCGTTAACGGATAAAGGTATCGAAGGATTCCTGGCTGATTGGGAAAATCGTAAAGCGAAGTAA
- a CDS encoding class II fructose-bisphosphate aldolase, which translates to MPLVSMKEMLNTAKEKKYAVGQFNLNNLEFTQAILQAAEEEKSPVILGVSEGAARYMGGFKTVVKMVEGLMEDYGTTVPVAIHLDHGSSFEKCKEAIDAGFTSVMIDASHHPFEENVATTSKVVEYAHSKGVSVEAELGTVGGQEDDVVAEGVIYADPQECEELVKRTNIDCLAPALGSVHGPYKGEPNLGFAEMEAIGNATGLPLVLHGGTGIPTKDIEKSISLGTAKINVNTENQIASAKAVREVLAAKPEEYDPRKYLGPARDAIKATVAGKMREFGSSGQA; encoded by the coding sequence ATGCCATTAGTATCAATGAAAGAAATGTTAAATACTGCGAAAGAAAAGAAATACGCAGTAGGCCAATTCAACCTAAACAACCTTGAGTTCACTCAAGCGATTCTTCAAGCAGCTGAAGAAGAAAAATCACCAGTTATCCTTGGTGTTTCTGAAGGCGCGGCTCGCTACATGGGCGGATTCAAAACAGTTGTGAAAATGGTAGAAGGATTAATGGAAGACTACGGTACAACAGTACCTGTTGCCATTCACCTTGACCACGGTTCAAGTTTCGAAAAATGTAAAGAAGCGATCGATGCAGGATTTACATCTGTTATGATCGATGCTTCACACCATCCATTTGAAGAAAACGTTGCTACAACTTCTAAAGTTGTTGAATATGCACATTCAAAAGGCGTTTCAGTTGAAGCGGAACTTGGTACAGTTGGCGGACAAGAAGACGACGTCGTTGCTGAAGGTGTTATCTATGCAGATCCGCAAGAGTGCGAAGAGCTTGTAAAACGCACAAACATCGACTGCCTTGCACCAGCACTTGGTTCTGTTCACGGTCCTTACAAAGGCGAGCCAAACCTTGGCTTTGCTGAGATGGAAGCGATCGGAAATGCAACAGGTCTTCCACTTGTTCTTCACGGCGGTACAGGCATTCCAACAAAAGACATCGAAAAATCAATCTCTCTTGGAACAGCTAAAATCAACGTAAATACAGAAAACCAAATCGCTTCTGCAAAAGCAGTTCGTGAAGTACTTGCTGCAAAACCAGAAGAGTACGATCCACGTAAATACCTTGGACCAGCTCGCGATGCAATTAAAGCGACAGTTGCCGGTAAAATGCGTGAATTTGGTTCTTCAGGCCAAGCGTAA
- a CDS encoding L-threonylcarbamoyladenylate synthase yields METKYWFVDNFEEIHQHYPQIKEAAELIQRGEVVAFPTETVYGLGGQVKMDNAVDKIFKAKGRPSDNPLIVHIADKKDVDELAHSIPSYARKLMEAFWPGPLTVIVPKKDGVLSERVTAGLNTVALRMPNHPAALALIKEAGVPVAAPSANRSGKPSPTTAQHVLDDLKGRIAGVVDAGETGVGLESTVVDCTGDYPIVLRPGGVTEADIKAVAGKADTNTVLKKQEDAPKAPGMKYTHYAPEAPLYIMEGTAQAIQKKVDEWKKEGKKVGVLAASENAASYKAEAVIACGSRSDLSSVARELYGALRAFNEKPVDVIIAEAFPTEGVGAAIMNRLEKAAGHKWIK; encoded by the coding sequence ATGGAGACGAAATACTGGTTTGTGGATAACTTTGAGGAAATTCATCAACATTATCCACAAATAAAAGAAGCAGCCGAGCTTATTCAAAGAGGAGAGGTAGTCGCATTTCCTACAGAAACCGTGTATGGCCTGGGGGGACAGGTAAAAATGGATAACGCTGTGGACAAAATTTTTAAAGCAAAAGGGCGGCCATCTGATAATCCGCTTATTGTCCACATTGCGGACAAAAAAGATGTGGACGAATTAGCTCATTCTATTCCATCCTATGCACGCAAGCTAATGGAGGCGTTTTGGCCAGGTCCGCTGACAGTTATTGTTCCAAAAAAAGATGGCGTTCTGTCTGAGCGGGTCACAGCCGGTCTTAATACGGTAGCTCTTCGAATGCCCAATCATCCAGCGGCGCTTGCTTTAATTAAAGAAGCAGGAGTGCCAGTGGCGGCGCCGAGCGCGAATCGTTCAGGAAAACCGAGCCCGACCACGGCTCAGCATGTGCTCGATGACTTAAAGGGGCGGATTGCCGGAGTGGTAGATGCAGGTGAAACAGGAGTCGGGTTGGAATCTACTGTCGTTGACTGCACAGGGGATTATCCAATTGTCCTGCGGCCGGGCGGCGTAACAGAAGCGGATATTAAAGCAGTAGCTGGAAAAGCGGATACAAATACCGTTTTAAAGAAACAGGAAGATGCCCCGAAGGCGCCGGGAATGAAATATACACATTATGCGCCTGAAGCACCTCTTTACATAATGGAAGGAACGGCCCAAGCTATTCAGAAAAAAGTAGATGAATGGAAGAAAGAAGGCAAAAAAGTCGGCGTGCTCGCCGCATCAGAAAACGCAGCCTCGTACAAAGCGGAGGCTGTTATTGCGTGTGGAAGCAGAAGTGACTTATCTTCGGTTGCCAGGGAATTGTACGGAGCACTCCGGGCATTTAATGAAAAGCCGGTCGATGTGATTATTGCCGAAGCGTTTCCGACAGAAGGCGTCGGTGCAGCCATTATGAACAGGCTTGAAAAAGCAGCGGGACATAAATGGATCAAATGA
- a CDS encoding UDP-N-acetylglucosamine 1-carboxyvinyltransferase: MEKLKIKGGHSLKGTIKVDGAKNSAVALVPAAILAESPITIDGLPDISDIHMLKGLLEEVGGEVTFEDGEMRIDPTNMTAMPLPNGKVKKLRASYYLMGAMLGRFNKAVIGLPGGCHLGPRPIDQHIKGFEALGAEVTNEQGAIYLRANELRGARIYLDVVSVGATINIMLAAVRAKGQTIIENAAKEPEIIDVATLLSNMGAKIKGAGTDVIRIDGVERLHGCRHSIIPDRIEAGTFMIMAAAAGEGVIVDNVIPLHMESLTAKLREMNVPIEIGEDRIFVGKAQNLKTVDIKTLVYPGFATDLQQPFTSLLTKASGSAIVTDTIYPARFKHIDELRRMGANVKTEGRSAIINGPVQLQGAKVKASDLRAGAALVIAGLMADGITEVTGLEHIDRGYSKLAEKLTALGANIWREEMTEEEYSEIKSS; this comes from the coding sequence ATGGAAAAGTTAAAGATTAAAGGCGGCCATTCTTTAAAAGGCACAATTAAGGTGGACGGCGCAAAAAACAGCGCCGTTGCCCTTGTGCCGGCTGCTATTTTGGCGGAATCTCCGATTACAATCGATGGATTGCCGGATATATCCGATATTCATATGTTAAAAGGTCTTTTGGAGGAAGTTGGCGGAGAGGTTACGTTTGAAGATGGGGAAATGAGAATTGATCCGACAAACATGACTGCTATGCCGCTGCCAAATGGAAAAGTCAAAAAGCTCCGTGCTTCTTATTACTTAATGGGTGCCATGCTTGGCCGTTTTAATAAAGCGGTCATTGGCTTGCCCGGCGGCTGCCATCTCGGCCCTCGTCCGATTGACCAGCATATTAAAGGTTTTGAAGCACTCGGTGCTGAAGTAACAAATGAACAAGGCGCGATTTATTTACGCGCAAATGAACTGCGCGGTGCCAGAATTTATTTGGATGTAGTCAGTGTGGGGGCAACCATTAATATCATGCTGGCAGCGGTTCGTGCCAAAGGTCAGACAATTATCGAAAACGCGGCAAAAGAGCCGGAAATTATTGATGTGGCAACGCTTCTGTCAAATATGGGTGCAAAGATTAAAGGAGCCGGCACGGATGTGATTCGTATTGATGGCGTAGAGCGTCTGCATGGCTGCCGTCATTCCATTATTCCGGACCGTATTGAAGCGGGTACGTTTATGATTATGGCAGCAGCGGCAGGAGAAGGCGTCATTGTCGATAATGTTATTCCGCTGCATATGGAGTCGCTAACGGCTAAGCTGCGTGAAATGAATGTGCCGATTGAAATCGGAGAAGACCGCATTTTTGTTGGAAAAGCCCAGAACCTTAAAACCGTTGATATTAAAACACTTGTTTATCCGGGGTTTGCAACCGATCTTCAGCAGCCGTTCACGTCGCTTTTAACAAAAGCATCAGGTTCGGCTATTGTAACCGATACGATTTATCCAGCGCGTTTCAAGCATATTGACGAGCTGCGCCGTATGGGAGCCAATGTGAAAACGGAAGGACGCTCTGCCATCATTAACGGTCCTGTTCAGCTTCAAGGAGCAAAAGTGAAAGCCAGCGATCTGCGCGCTGGTGCAGCACTTGTGATAGCCGGTTTAATGGCAGATGGCATTACGGAAGTAACGGGTCTCGAGCATATTGACCGCGGCTACAGCAAGCTGGCTGAAAAGCTGACAGCTCTCGGCGCTAATATTTGGCGGGAAGAAATGACAGAAGAAGAGTACAGTGAAATAAAAAGTTCATAG
- a CDS encoding response regulator, with the protein MAATILIVDDQYGIRILLNEVLKKEGYQTLQAANGPEAIQLARENVPDLVLLDMKIPGMDGIEILKRMKAENPNIRAIIMTAYGELDMIQEAKNIGAIMHVPKPFDIDDIRQTIKEHLTL; encoded by the coding sequence ATGGCAGCAACAATTCTTATAGTGGATGATCAATATGGAATTAGAATTTTGTTGAATGAAGTATTGAAAAAAGAAGGGTATCAAACTCTTCAGGCAGCAAATGGACCGGAAGCAATTCAGCTGGCGAGAGAAAATGTTCCGGATTTAGTGCTGCTTGATATGAAAATTCCAGGTATGGATGGTATTGAAATTTTAAAGCGGATGAAGGCAGAAAATCCAAACATCCGGGCCATTATTATGACGGCTTACGGAGAACTGGATATGATTCAGGAAGCAAAGAATATCGGCGCCATTATGCATGTTCCGAAACCATTTGATATTGATGATATCCGCCAAACCATCAAAGAGCATTTAACGCTTTAA
- the rpmE gene encoding 50S ribosomal protein L31 has translation MQAGIHPNYKTALVKCACGNEFETGSVKDEIRVEVCSECHPFYTGRQKFADAGGRVDRFNKKYGLKDQAR, from the coding sequence ATGCAAGCAGGAATTCATCCTAACTACAAAACTGCACTTGTTAAATGTGCATGCGGTAACGAGTTTGAAACTGGTTCAGTTAAAGACGAGATCCGCGTAGAGGTTTGCTCTGAATGCCATCCATTCTACACTGGTCGTCAGAAATTTGCTGACGCAGGCGGACGTGTGGATCGCTTCAACAAAAAATACGGCCTTAAAGATCAAGCAAGATAA
- the prmC gene encoding peptide chain release factor N(5)-glutamine methyltransferase, which produces MEQKIYEALKWASSYLVEHSRDANAGELLMKHVMGVSRSALLARLHDPLTPERWDAFSKMVQRHAEGVPVQHLIGMEEFYGRTFIVNNHVLIPRPETEELVYHTIEKIKKIKSPVIVDIGTGSGAIAVTMKAERPDASVYAVDLSPEALQTAAQNADILGADVTFWHGDLAEPLIKQGLLVDVLLSNPPYIPARERETLSTIVVDHEPHMALFGGEDGLDLYRRLAQQLPLVMKPGGIVGVETGAGQTEDVAALLQAAFPDGTVSIMYDINKKDRMVFLHV; this is translated from the coding sequence GTGGAACAAAAAATATATGAAGCCCTAAAATGGGCTTCTTCTTATTTAGTCGAGCACAGCCGCGATGCGAATGCGGGCGAACTGTTGATGAAACATGTAATGGGCGTAAGCCGCTCCGCTCTATTGGCGAGGCTGCATGATCCACTGACACCAGAGCGGTGGGATGCTTTTTCAAAAATGGTCCAACGCCATGCAGAAGGAGTGCCGGTCCAGCATTTGATTGGCATGGAAGAGTTTTACGGACGGACGTTTATCGTAAACAACCATGTTTTAATCCCGCGGCCCGAAACAGAAGAGCTTGTGTATCATACAATCGAAAAAATAAAAAAAATAAAGAGCCCGGTGATTGTGGATATTGGAACAGGGAGCGGTGCAATTGCTGTAACCATGAAAGCTGAACGGCCGGATGCTTCTGTCTACGCAGTGGATTTATCCCCAGAAGCATTGCAGACGGCAGCCCAAAATGCCGATATTCTAGGTGCGGACGTGACGTTTTGGCATGGCGACCTGGCAGAACCGCTCATTAAGCAAGGACTGCTGGTGGATGTCCTGCTGTCGAACCCGCCGTACATTCCGGCCCGAGAGCGGGAAACATTGTCCACAATTGTAGTGGATCACGAGCCGCATATGGCATTGTTTGGTGGAGAAGACGGGCTTGATTTGTACCGGAGGCTGGCCCAACAGCTGCCGCTTGTTATGAAGCCAGGGGGAATTGTCGGCGTGGAAACAGGCGCCGGCCAAACCGAAGACGTTGCCGCCCTCCTTCAGGCAGCTTTCCCAGATGGGACAGTAAGCATTATGTATGATATTAATAAAAAAGATAGAATGGTATTTTTGCACGTTTAA
- a CDS encoding stage II sporulation protein R gives MKTKILILYVYGLSAAVCFMMYFAPSDPAAGGIPEEAIRIRVVAHDNSRSEQERKERVHLAVAEQINKWAADAHSPGEARTLIGENIKEVKEIAVKTAGGSPVDVSLGKEAFPAKQYGRYVYPPGDYESLVVTIGDGRGDNWWCLLYPSFCFPEEKEEDPGYKWAVIELWDHLKEDDDLKEREKALAMQEDLDLLCEKVKEDPQSSTQLYTTGDKLYTYCE, from the coding sequence ATGAAAACAAAAATTCTTATTCTATATGTATATGGACTTTCAGCTGCCGTTTGCTTTATGATGTATTTTGCCCCGTCTGATCCCGCTGCGGGCGGTATTCCAGAAGAGGCAATCCGTATCAGGGTCGTTGCGCATGACAACAGCCGATCAGAGCAGGAAAGAAAAGAGCGTGTTCACCTTGCAGTTGCTGAGCAAATCAACAAGTGGGCGGCGGATGCGCATTCACCCGGGGAAGCGCGTACCTTGATTGGAGAAAATATAAAAGAAGTAAAAGAAATCGCCGTAAAGACGGCGGGCGGTTCACCTGTTGATGTTTCGCTGGGCAAGGAAGCATTTCCTGCCAAGCAGTATGGCCGTTATGTATATCCGCCGGGCGATTATGAATCGCTTGTTGTCACCATTGGGGATGGACGTGGGGATAACTGGTGGTGTTTACTGTATCCATCGTTTTGTTTTCCGGAAGAAAAAGAAGAAGATCCGGGATATAAATGGGCGGTTATTGAGTTATGGGATCATTTGAAAGAAGATGATGATTTAAAAGAACGGGAAAAAGCCCTTGCGATGCAAGAAGATCTGGATTTATTATGTGAGAAAGTAAAGGAAGATCCACAGTCATCCACACAGTTATACACAACCGGGGATAAGTTATACACATATTGTGAATAA